From Streptomyces sp. NBC_00683, one genomic window encodes:
- a CDS encoding MBL fold metallo-hydrolase: MTTAQAPRVAPPGSLVPVAEDVYAFVQPEGGWCLNNAGLVAGGGRSVLVDTAATESRTRRLREEVARIVPGGPDYVVNTHFHGDHTFGNGQFAPRAVVVAHAGTRADTEEAGLGLRHLWPDVEWGETPLTLPTLTFRDELTLHGEGLRTELLHVGPAHTANDIVAWVPERAVLFTGDVVWSGVTPYILMGSVTGSLRALERLRALGPAVVVPGHGPVGGPELIDATEAYLRLLQGLAEDGLRRGVGPLQAAREADIGAFAGLLDSERLVGNLHRAYAELDGLAPGARIDVAASFKEMVAFHGGLPACHA, encoded by the coding sequence GTGACGACGGCTCAGGCCCCGCGGGTGGCACCGCCCGGCTCGCTGGTGCCGGTCGCCGAGGACGTGTACGCCTTCGTCCAGCCGGAGGGCGGCTGGTGTCTCAACAACGCGGGCCTGGTCGCCGGCGGGGGCCGCTCCGTCCTGGTGGACACGGCGGCGACCGAGTCCCGCACCCGGCGGCTGCGGGAGGAGGTCGCCCGGATCGTTCCCGGCGGTCCGGACTACGTCGTCAACACGCACTTCCACGGCGACCACACCTTCGGCAACGGCCAGTTCGCCCCCCGCGCGGTGGTCGTGGCCCACGCGGGGACGCGGGCCGACACCGAGGAGGCGGGCCTCGGCCTGCGCCACCTGTGGCCGGACGTGGAGTGGGGCGAGACCCCGCTGACGCTCCCCACCCTCACCTTCCGGGACGAACTCACCCTGCACGGCGAGGGGCTGCGTACCGAGCTCCTGCACGTGGGGCCCGCCCACACGGCGAACGACATCGTGGCGTGGGTGCCCGAGCGCGCTGTCCTGTTCACCGGTGACGTCGTCTGGTCGGGGGTGACCCCGTACATCCTGATGGGGTCGGTCACCGGTTCGCTGCGGGCCCTGGAGCGGCTGCGGGCGCTCGGGCCCGCGGTGGTGGTCCCCGGGCACGGCCCGGTCGGCGGACCGGAGCTCATCGACGCGACGGAGGCGTACCTCCGGCTGCTCCAGGGGTTGGCCGAGGACGGTCTGCGGCGCGGCGTGGGCCCGCTGCAGGCCGCGCGGGAGGCGGACATCGGCGCGTTCGCCGGGCTCCTGGACTCCGAGCGGCTGGTCGGGAACCTCCACCGCGCGTATGCGGAGCTCGACGGCCTCGCCCCGGGTGCCCGCATCGATGTGGCGGCGTCCTTCAAGGAGATGGTCGCCTTCCACGGGGGGCTGCCGGCCTGTCACGCCTGA
- a CDS encoding nuclear transport factor 2 family protein — MSQPVGTLRQQVTGDLYAEVQTFYAQQMRRVDALDIEGFADTFTDDGEVVHAGGQRQSGRVEMIAGMRANLPRYQDIAVRHWFGHLLIEADPADEDTLRVSYYTLVTQTDREGKVSFQPTFTVDDVLVRRDGRLLTRSRVIHRDSPVAPAAS, encoded by the coding sequence ATGTCTCAGCCCGTCGGGACCCTCCGTCAGCAGGTCACGGGTGACCTGTATGCCGAGGTGCAGACCTTCTACGCCCAGCAGATGCGACGGGTCGACGCCCTCGACATCGAGGGCTTCGCCGACACGTTCACGGACGACGGCGAGGTCGTGCACGCGGGCGGCCAGCGGCAGAGCGGCCGGGTGGAGATGATCGCCGGGATGCGGGCCAACCTGCCCCGCTACCAGGACATCGCCGTGCGGCACTGGTTCGGCCATCTGCTCATCGAGGCCGACCCGGCGGACGAGGACACGCTGCGGGTCTCGTACTACACGCTGGTCACCCAGACCGACCGTGAAGGGAAGGTCTCCTTCCAGCCGACCTTCACCGTGGACGACGTGCTGGTCCGCCGCGACGGCCGCCTGCTGACCCGCTCCCGTGTCATCCACCGCGACAGCCCGGTCGCTCCGGCCGCCTCCTGA
- a CDS encoding D-2-hydroxyacid dehydrogenase family protein, which translates to MKLRCAVLDDFQSVATTAADWSPVADDVDVVGFAEHFASEDELAAALAGFDIVVTLRERVPFPASLIERLPRLRLLIASGMRNSVIDYAAAERHGVTVCGTASTTTPPVELTWALLLGLARGIVPEANALRDGGPWQSTVGADLHGRKLGLLGLGKIGSRVARVGLAFGMDVVAWSTNLTAERAAEAGVVLAASKEELLETSDFVSVHLVLSDRTRGLIGAQELGLMRSGSYLINTSRAAIVDQDALLDVLHKGAIAGAGVDVFDVEPLPAGHPMRTAPRLLATPHLGYVSRANYATYYTHAVEDIRAFLDGEPVRRLG; encoded by the coding sequence GTGAAACTTCGCTGTGCCGTGCTGGACGACTTCCAGTCCGTCGCCACCACTGCCGCGGACTGGTCGCCCGTCGCCGACGACGTCGATGTCGTCGGCTTCGCCGAGCACTTCGCCTCCGAGGACGAACTGGCCGCCGCACTCGCCGGTTTCGACATCGTCGTCACCCTGCGCGAGCGCGTGCCGTTCCCCGCCTCCCTGATCGAGCGGCTGCCCCGGCTGCGGCTGCTCATCGCGTCCGGCATGCGCAACTCCGTCATCGACTACGCCGCCGCCGAGCGGCACGGGGTCACCGTCTGCGGCACCGCGAGCACCACCACCCCGCCCGTAGAGCTCACCTGGGCGCTCCTGCTCGGCCTGGCGCGCGGGATCGTGCCCGAGGCCAACGCCCTGCGCGACGGCGGCCCCTGGCAGTCGACCGTCGGGGCGGACCTGCACGGGCGCAAGCTGGGGCTCCTCGGACTGGGGAAGATCGGCAGCAGGGTCGCCCGGGTCGGCCTCGCCTTCGGCATGGACGTAGTGGCCTGGAGCACGAATCTGACGGCGGAACGGGCGGCGGAGGCAGGTGTCGTGCTCGCCGCGTCGAAGGAAGAGCTCCTGGAGACCAGCGACTTCGTCTCCGTGCACCTGGTGCTGAGCGATCGCACCCGAGGGCTGATCGGGGCGCAGGAGCTCGGCCTGATGCGGTCCGGCAGCTATCTGATCAACACCTCGCGGGCGGCGATCGTCGATCAGGACGCGCTGCTCGACGTACTGCACAAGGGGGCCATCGCGGGGGCCGGAGTCGACGTGTTCGACGTCGAGCCGCTTCCGGCCGGCCACCCCATGCGTACCGCCCCGCGCCTGCTGGCGACCCCGCACCTGGGCTACGTGTCCCGGGCCAACTACGCGACGTACTACACGCATGCCGTCGAGGACATCCGCGCGTTCCTCGACGGGGAGCCGGTACGCCGGCTCGGCTGA
- a CDS encoding nuclease-related domain-containing protein, translating to MQDLKVTSWQLFGHDRLYVNLPDGTAIGWADLGSGTITVLHPRYRDAVTDALARQVPDMPALDEAAPAGPPPAPRIPPLRRMRKPDAPRPAPPDGEPGRAPDGEPEGLRVPEQGRAREPAPAPLRQAPGRQPEQPEQPVQQVPAGQPGQRASARRPVLPALTAVNDLAARRPGAALRAQLAENGPGLLVRATTGALRRSKEADPRRGALAGERRVGAELRRLTRHGWRVLHSLPLPGGAEIGHLLIGPGGVFAVRTEHRPGASVRIGDGTLQIDEGSPQTYVLEAAPGARHARTVLETHCAFAVPVRSVLVFVGVAALDVLATPPDVRVCRDRDLSALAPLKDVLTPTQVERVYDVARNRDAWPDA from the coding sequence ATGCAGGATCTGAAGGTCACGTCATGGCAGCTCTTCGGGCACGACCGGCTCTATGTGAACCTGCCGGACGGCACGGCGATCGGATGGGCGGATCTGGGCAGCGGCACGATCACGGTCCTGCACCCGCGCTACCGCGACGCCGTGACCGACGCGCTCGCGCGGCAGGTCCCGGACATGCCCGCGCTCGACGAGGCGGCGCCTGCGGGGCCGCCGCCGGCCCCACGGATCCCGCCGCTCCGGCGGATGCGGAAACCCGACGCTCCCCGCCCGGCCCCGCCGGACGGGGAGCCGGGCCGCGCACCCGACGGGGAGCCGGAGGGCTTACGGGTGCCGGAGCAGGGCCGGGCCCGGGAGCCCGCGCCCGCCCCCTTGCGGCAGGCACCGGGACGGCAGCCCGAGCAACCCGAGCAGCCTGTACAGCAGGTGCCGGCAGGGCAGCCCGGGCAGCGGGCGTCGGCGCGGCGGCCCGTGCTGCCCGCGCTCACCGCCGTGAACGACCTGGCGGCCCGACGGCCCGGTGCCGCGCTCCGGGCGCAGCTCGCCGAGAACGGCCCCGGGCTGCTCGTACGGGCCACCACCGGGGCGCTGCGGCGGAGCAAGGAGGCCGATCCGCGCCGGGGCGCCCTCGCCGGGGAGCGGCGGGTCGGGGCCGAGCTGAGGCGGCTGACCCGTCACGGCTGGAGGGTCCTGCACTCCCTGCCCCTGCCGGGCGGTGCGGAGATCGGGCATCTGCTGATCGGCCCCGGAGGGGTGTTCGCCGTGCGCACCGAGCACCGGCCCGGTGCCTCGGTACGGATCGGGGACGGCACGCTGCAGATCGACGAGGGCTCCCCGCAGACGTACGTACTCGAAGCCGCGCCCGGGGCCCGGCATGCCCGGACGGTGCTGGAGACGCACTGCGCCTTCGCCGTGCCGGTCCGGTCCGTGCTGGTGTTCGTCGGAGTCGCCGCCCTCGATGTGCTCGCCACCCCGCCCGACGTCCGCGTCTGCCGGGACCGCGACCTGTCCGCCCTCGCCCCGTTGAAGGACGTCCTGACCCCCACCCAGGTCGAAAGGGTCTACGACGTCGCCCGGAACCGGGACGCCTGGCCGGACGCGTGA
- the glyA gene encoding serine hydroxymethyltransferase, whose translation MAVQPSDDRRPALTAADPELAALVSAEERLQADTLRLIPSENYVSAAVLDATGTVLQNKYSEGYPGKRYYEGQQVIDQVETLAVERAKALFGMDHANVQPYSGSPANLAAYLAFLEPGDTVLGMSLPMGGHLTHGWGVSATGTWFRGVQYGVRRDTGRIDLDEVRDLARAERPKLIFCGGTAVPRVIDFAGFADVAREVGAVLVADVAHIAGLIAGGAHPSPAPYADVVSTTTHKTLRGPRGAMLLSRAEHARAIDRAVFPGLQGGPHNQTTAAIAVALKEAAGAGFREYAHQVVANARALGEELAARGFDLVSGGTDNHLLLVDLTGKDVPGKVAAKALDRAGIVVNYNTVPYDPRKPFDPSGIRIGTPALTSRGIPESEMRAVAQWIDLVVEAARTGDEATVSKVRGEVKALMDAWPAPGLPPR comes from the coding sequence GTGGCCGTACAGCCGTCCGATGACCGCCGACCCGCCCTGACAGCGGCCGACCCGGAACTCGCCGCCCTGGTGAGCGCCGAGGAGCGGCTCCAGGCGGACACCCTGCGCCTGATTCCCAGTGAGAACTACGTGTCCGCCGCCGTCCTCGATGCGACCGGCACCGTCCTGCAGAACAAGTACTCCGAGGGCTACCCCGGCAAGCGCTACTACGAGGGCCAGCAGGTCATCGACCAGGTGGAGACGCTGGCCGTCGAGCGGGCCAAGGCGCTCTTCGGGATGGACCACGCCAATGTGCAGCCGTACTCCGGCTCGCCCGCCAACCTCGCCGCGTACCTGGCCTTCCTCGAACCGGGCGACACCGTCCTCGGGATGTCGCTGCCGATGGGCGGGCACCTCACGCACGGCTGGGGCGTCTCCGCGACCGGCACCTGGTTCCGGGGCGTGCAGTACGGGGTGCGCCGCGACACCGGGCGCATCGACCTGGACGAGGTGCGCGACCTGGCACGCGCCGAGCGGCCCAAGCTGATCTTCTGCGGCGGCACCGCGGTGCCCCGGGTGATCGACTTCGCCGGGTTCGCCGACGTCGCCCGCGAGGTGGGGGCGGTGCTGGTGGCCGATGTCGCCCACATCGCCGGACTGATCGCCGGGGGTGCGCACCCCTCGCCCGCTCCGTACGCGGACGTCGTGTCCACCACCACCCACAAGACCCTGCGCGGGCCCCGCGGAGCGATGCTGCTGTCCAGGGCCGAGCACGCGCGCGCCATCGACCGTGCGGTCTTCCCCGGCCTCCAGGGCGGTCCGCACAACCAGACCACCGCGGCCATCGCGGTCGCGCTGAAGGAGGCGGCGGGGGCCGGGTTCCGCGAGTACGCCCATCAGGTCGTCGCCAATGCCCGGGCTCTGGGGGAGGAGTTGGCCGCGCGCGGCTTCGACCTGGTGTCCGGCGGTACGGACAACCACCTGCTGCTGGTCGACCTCACCGGGAAGGACGTACCGGGCAAGGTCGCGGCCAAGGCCCTGGACCGGGCCGGGATCGTCGTCAACTACAACACGGTGCCGTACGACCCCCGTAAGCCCTTCGACCCGTCCGGCATCCGCATCGGCACGCCCGCGCTGACCTCCCGGGGCATCCCGGAGTCCGAGATGCGTGCCGTCGCCCAGTGGATCGACCTCGTGGTCGAGGCGGCCCGCACCGGTGACGAGGCCACCGTGTCCAAGGTCCGCGGCGAGGTGAAGGCCCTGATGGACGCCTGGCCGGCGCCCGGGCTGCCGCCCCGCTGA
- a CDS encoding SGNH/GDSL hydrolase family protein: MRIPRVLTATMLAVGLAGISVPVSAATSTAAAAGQYVALGDSYASGTGAGDYSDTACTRSRNAYPQLWANANAPGSFTFAACGGAKIPDVLADQVEHLGSGTTLVSLSIGGNDSGFASTMLSCKYSTLSACERALDTAAEYVRDELPGELDQLYATVRDRAPGAHVVVVGYPHLYKEGGLCLGGLSSAKRTAVNKGSDLLNATIAGRAAAAGFAFADGRPAFAGHEICTSDPWISDSNVHPTAEGHEKAYLPALEAAVPAG; this comes from the coding sequence ATGCGCATCCCCCGCGTGCTCACCGCAACCATGCTGGCCGTCGGGCTGGCGGGCATCTCGGTACCCGTATCCGCTGCCACGTCGACCGCGGCGGCGGCCGGGCAGTACGTGGCCCTCGGCGACTCGTACGCCTCCGGTACCGGCGCGGGCGACTACTCGGACACGGCCTGTACCCGGAGCAGGAACGCCTATCCGCAGCTCTGGGCGAACGCCAACGCCCCGGGCTCGTTCACCTTCGCCGCCTGCGGCGGGGCGAAGATCCCCGATGTCCTCGCCGACCAGGTCGAGCACCTGGGCTCGGGCACCACCCTGGTCAGTCTCAGCATCGGCGGCAACGACTCCGGCTTCGCCTCGACGATGCTGAGCTGCAAGTACTCCACGCTCTCGGCCTGCGAGCGGGCCCTGGACACGGCAGCGGAGTACGTCCGCGACGAACTTCCGGGCGAGCTGGACCAGTTGTACGCGACCGTGCGCGACCGGGCACCCGGCGCCCATGTCGTCGTCGTGGGCTACCCGCACCTCTACAAGGAGGGCGGTCTCTGCCTCGGCGGTCTCAGTTCGGCCAAGCGCACGGCTGTGAACAAGGGTTCCGATCTTCTGAACGCGACGATCGCGGGCCGCGCCGCCGCGGCCGGTTTCGCCTTCGCGGACGGCCGTCCCGCGTTCGCGGGCCACGAGATCTGCACGAGCGACCCGTGGATCAGCGACTCGAACGTGCACCCCACGGCGGAGGGGCACGAGAAGGCCTACCTGCCGGCCCTCGAAGCGGCGGTCCCGGCCGGCTGA
- the ku gene encoding non-homologous end joining protein Ku: MRSIWNGSISFGLVSIPVKLMNATENHSISFRQIHLADGGRIRYHKVCELDEQEVTGAETGKAYEDADGTVIPVTDEDLASLPLPTAKTIEIEGFVPASAIDPLQLDSAYYLSANGGPAAKPYALLREALKRSEKVAVAKFALRGRERLGMLRVVDDVIAMHGLLWPDEIRTPEGIAPDAGIKVRDAELDLADTLMNTLGEADLDTLHDDYREAVEELVAAKAAGETVETAEEESGGGQVIDLMAALESSVRAAKESHGEDGDEVADVHPIEGRKKTGTKAATGAGGAKKTASGRTAARKTTAKKTTAKRTTQKKTAAKKATPKKTAATKTTAKKAAAKKTTPKTAGKSAGKRAASSRPRSTA; this comes from the coding sequence GTGAGGTCCATCTGGAACGGCTCCATCTCCTTCGGGCTGGTCAGCATCCCGGTCAAGCTGATGAACGCCACCGAGAACCATTCGATCTCCTTCCGCCAGATCCACCTCGCCGACGGTGGCCGGATCCGGTACCACAAGGTCTGCGAACTGGACGAGCAGGAAGTGACCGGCGCCGAGACCGGCAAGGCGTACGAGGACGCCGACGGCACCGTGATCCCCGTGACCGACGAGGATCTCGCCTCACTCCCGCTGCCCACCGCCAAGACGATCGAGATCGAGGGCTTCGTGCCCGCCTCCGCCATCGACCCGCTCCAGCTCGACTCGGCGTACTACCTCTCCGCCAACGGGGGGCCCGCGGCCAAGCCGTACGCGCTGCTGCGCGAGGCCCTGAAGCGGAGCGAGAAGGTCGCCGTCGCGAAGTTCGCGCTGCGCGGCCGCGAACGGCTCGGCATGCTGCGGGTGGTCGACGACGTGATCGCGATGCACGGCCTGCTCTGGCCGGACGAGATCCGCACCCCCGAAGGCATCGCTCCGGACGCCGGCATCAAGGTCCGTGATGCCGAACTCGACCTGGCGGACACCCTGATGAACACCCTCGGCGAAGCCGACCTGGACACGCTCCACGACGACTACCGCGAGGCGGTCGAGGAGCTCGTCGCGGCGAAGGCCGCCGGGGAGACCGTGGAGACGGCGGAGGAGGAGAGCGGCGGGGGCCAGGTCATCGACCTCATGGCGGCGCTGGAGAGCAGCGTGCGGGCGGCGAAGGAGTCCCACGGCGAGGACGGGGACGAGGTGGCGGACGTCCACCCCATCGAGGGCCGGAAGAAGACGGGCACGAAGGCCGCCACCGGTGCGGGGGGCGCGAAGAAGACCGCTTCGGGGAGGACGGCGGCGAGGAAGACCACCGCGAAGAAGACCACCGCGAAGAGGACGACGCAGAAGAAGACCGCGGCGAAGAAGGCGACGCCGAAGAAGACGGCCGCGACGAAGACGACGGCGAAGAAGGCCGCGGCGAAGAAGACGACGCCGAAGACCGCGGGGAAGTCGGCCGGCAAGCGGGCCGCATCGAGCCGGCCCCGCTCCACGGCCTGA
- the ligD gene encoding non-homologous end-joining DNA ligase, whose amino-acid sequence MTPITEVEGRRLALSNLDKVLYPATGTTKGEVLHYYAATAADALLTHVRDRPLSFLRYPDGPAGLRFFTKNPPPGTPDWVATAPVPRHDDPDARQILVQDLPSLMWAANLVVEFHTHQWCRDTPAVADRMVFDLDPGAPASIVECCTVALWLRERLAADGLSAYGKTSGSKGLHLLVPLEPTPSDEVTAYAKALAVEARSELPELAVHRMTRALRPGKIFVDFSQNAAAKTTAAPYTLRAKDSPTVSAPVTWDEIEACGTPADLAFLAGDMAARLDRHGDLLAPLTDPGQARPLPGG is encoded by the coding sequence ATGACGCCGATCACGGAGGTGGAGGGGCGGCGCCTGGCGCTCAGCAATCTCGACAAGGTGCTGTACCCCGCCACCGGCACCACCAAGGGCGAGGTTCTGCACTACTACGCGGCCACGGCGGCGGACGCCCTTCTCACCCATGTGCGCGACCGGCCGCTGTCCTTCCTCAGATATCCGGACGGCCCGGCGGGACTGCGCTTCTTCACCAAGAATCCGCCCCCCGGTACGCCCGACTGGGTAGCCACCGCCCCGGTGCCCCGCCACGACGATCCGGACGCCCGGCAGATCCTCGTGCAGGACCTGCCCTCACTGATGTGGGCCGCGAATCTGGTGGTGGAGTTCCATACGCACCAGTGGTGCCGGGACACGCCCGCCGTCGCCGACCGGATGGTGTTCGACCTGGATCCCGGGGCGCCCGCGAGCATCGTCGAATGCTGCACGGTGGCGCTCTGGCTGCGGGAGCGGCTGGCGGCCGACGGCCTGTCCGCGTACGGGAAGACCTCGGGATCCAAGGGGCTGCATCTGCTCGTGCCCCTGGAGCCCACCCCCAGTGACGAGGTGACGGCCTACGCGAAGGCACTCGCCGTCGAGGCCCGGAGCGAACTGCCCGAACTGGCCGTGCACCGGATGACCCGTGCGCTGCGGCCGGGAAAGATCTTCGTGGATTTCAGCCAGAACGCGGCGGCCAAGACGACCGCGGCCCCCTACACCCTGCGCGCGAAGGACAGCCCGACCGTGTCCGCACCCGTCACCTGGGACGAGATCGAGGCGTGCGGGACCCCCGCCGATCTGGCCTTTCTCGCCGGGGACATGGCCGCACGGCTGGACCGGCACGGGGATCTGCTCGCCCCGCTGACCGATCCGGGCCAGGCGCGTCCGCTCCCCGGGGGCTGA
- a CDS encoding PBS lyase — translation MFAGIDEVDWASMEHAYGPADDVPGLLQGLASADPAERESALDGMYGAVHHQGDVYACTLACIPFLFELVADPGIQDRGSVVELLTSIGGIDLDEDDEDDLDEDEMEGAANYAMAAAAVTAGAGVFFELIADEDPGVRLAAPLALATLHSHPVKVLALLRERLPVEADDEVRLALVEAAGRVALRHRPLAGQAADWLSRLAAEAYAPGLRLAALAQLARCAPDALPGDVVRVVSGLLRELRSQPGRPDPHPVETPGGDTASLERTSAPTLLGQLRALSAEESAGRSAPWAADLLRTLHVGLDDRVEDRTALLTDQLCSPDPWQRIDAVRMSSGLIRAWRGSYEGLVRLVGVQLADPEPRLAEAASHVLEELFGLAAPAADALAERVAGDPGGWVKEWASGPPGLGSAVKALARLGDARVLPALAAALERPEVPHDVGFAIGYLGDTAAPLAGVLRRRLGEVGLDEGAYDRASPLLGGLTALRAGEAAPEVLRVLRGAPEYRGEWLRTAALRALSSFGPAARCAVPELRMLIRRPGTAAATEAAEALWAVDGDAGAVLPVLVEGLGADQVHDCRAAASALGGLGKLAASAAPRLRALLTHDELWLRVDAAIALWEVTGRTGESVPVLLAAWEKNRHVRVRVAGCLARMGVAGAGPDAAQVLRAELLSVRRHNAMDGGYGSHDTYEDEKLLALCRRALLGKTGEGTKS, via the coding sequence GTGTTCGCGGGGATCGACGAGGTCGACTGGGCCTCGATGGAGCATGCCTACGGGCCGGCCGACGATGTGCCGGGGCTCCTGCAAGGACTCGCGTCCGCCGATCCGGCGGAGCGCGAGAGCGCGCTCGACGGGATGTACGGCGCGGTTCACCACCAGGGCGACGTGTACGCGTGCACGCTCGCCTGCATTCCGTTTCTCTTCGAACTCGTCGCGGATCCCGGCATTCAGGACCGTGGCTCGGTCGTGGAACTCCTCACCAGCATCGGCGGCATCGATCTGGACGAGGACGACGAGGACGATCTGGACGAGGACGAGATGGAGGGCGCGGCGAACTACGCGATGGCGGCGGCTGCCGTCACCGCCGGAGCGGGGGTGTTCTTCGAGCTGATCGCCGACGAGGACCCGGGCGTGCGGCTCGCCGCCCCGCTCGCGCTCGCCACCCTGCACAGCCACCCGGTCAAGGTGCTGGCGCTGCTGCGGGAGCGCCTGCCGGTGGAGGCCGACGACGAGGTGCGGCTCGCCCTCGTCGAGGCCGCGGGGCGGGTCGCCCTGCGCCACCGGCCGCTGGCCGGGCAGGCGGCGGACTGGCTGAGCAGGCTCGCCGCGGAGGCGTACGCGCCGGGGCTGCGGCTCGCCGCCCTCGCGCAGCTGGCCCGGTGCGCTCCGGACGCGCTGCCCGGCGATGTCGTACGGGTGGTGTCCGGGCTGCTGCGGGAACTGCGCTCGCAGCCCGGACGGCCGGATCCGCACCCCGTGGAGACCCCGGGCGGTGACACCGCGTCGCTGGAGCGGACCTCGGCGCCGACGCTCCTGGGGCAGCTGCGGGCCCTGTCCGCGGAGGAGTCGGCGGGCCGCAGCGCCCCGTGGGCCGCCGATCTGCTGCGGACGCTGCACGTCGGCCTGGACGACCGCGTCGAGGACCGCACCGCGTTGCTGACCGACCAGCTGTGCAGCCCCGATCCCTGGCAGCGGATCGATGCCGTACGGATGAGCAGCGGGCTGATCAGGGCCTGGCGCGGTTCGTACGAGGGGCTGGTCCGGCTGGTCGGGGTGCAGCTGGCCGATCCGGAGCCGCGGCTGGCCGAGGCGGCCTCGCACGTGCTGGAGGAGCTGTTCGGTCTGGCCGCGCCGGCCGCCGACGCCCTGGCCGAGCGGGTGGCCGGGGATCCCGGTGGCTGGGTGAAGGAGTGGGCGAGCGGGCCGCCCGGGCTGGGTTCCGCGGTGAAGGCGCTGGCCAGACTGGGCGACGCCCGGGTGCTGCCCGCGCTGGCGGCGGCCCTGGAGCGGCCCGAGGTGCCGCACGACGTGGGGTTCGCCATCGGGTACCTCGGCGACACCGCGGCCCCGCTCGCCGGGGTGCTGAGGCGCAGGCTCGGCGAGGTCGGCCTGGACGAGGGTGCGTACGACCGCGCGAGTCCGCTGCTCGGCGGACTGACGGCGCTGCGGGCGGGCGAGGCCGCGCCGGAGGTGCTGCGGGTGCTGCGGGGGGCACCCGAGTACCGGGGCGAGTGGCTGCGTACGGCGGCGCTGCGGGCACTGAGCTCGTTCGGGCCCGCGGCGCGGTGCGCCGTACCGGAGCTGCGGATGCTGATCAGGCGTCCGGGCACCGCGGCGGCGACGGAGGCGGCCGAGGCCCTCTGGGCGGTCGACGGGGATGCCGGTGCGGTGCTCCCGGTGCTGGTCGAGGGTCTCGGAGCGGACCAGGTGCACGACTGCCGGGCCGCGGCGAGCGCGCTGGGCGGGCTGGGGAAGCTCGCGGCGTCGGCCGCGCCCCGGTTGCGCGCCCTGCTGACGCACGACGAGCTGTGGCTCCGGGTCGACGCCGCGATCGCCCTGTGGGAGGTCACGGGGCGGACCGGTGAGTCGGTGCCGGTACTCCTGGCAGCATGGGAGAAGAACCGTCACGTCAGGGTCCGGGTGGCCGGCTGCCTGGCCCGGATGGGTGTGGCCGGGGCGGGGCCGGACGCGGCACAGGTGCTGCGTGCCGAACTCCTCTCCGTACGTCGCCACAACGCGATGGACGGCGGATACGGCAGTCACGACACTTATGAGGACGAGAAACTGCTGGCGCTGTGCCGGCGGGCCCTTCTGGGGAAAACGGGAGAAGGAACGAAATCATGA
- a CDS encoding zinc-ribbon domain-containing protein: protein MIIFGTRGYIYQLAILTMVCGWCGNPAAHTLRKRVTKFTLFFVPLFPFSTKYATQCTFCGGERQIPKEQADQLLAQHHAGQDGLQHGAAQQQPGYAPPGQNPYQS from the coding sequence ATGATCATTTTCGGCACGCGGGGCTACATCTACCAGCTGGCCATCCTCACGATGGTGTGCGGCTGGTGCGGCAATCCCGCCGCACACACGCTGCGCAAGCGGGTCACGAAGTTCACGCTGTTCTTCGTGCCGCTGTTCCCGTTCTCGACGAAGTACGCGACGCAGTGCACCTTCTGCGGCGGCGAGCGCCAGATACCGAAGGAGCAGGCCGACCAGCTGCTCGCACAGCACCACGCGGGGCAGGACGGCCTGCAGCACGGCGCCGCGCAGCAGCAGCCGGGCTACGCGCCTCCCGGCCAGAACCCGTACCAGAGCTAA